In Microcoleus sp. bin38.metabat.b11b12b14.051, a single genomic region encodes these proteins:
- a CDS encoding alternative oxidase codes for MKALIQLIVSFFVFIVDVVYGDRSYARFYVLETIARVPYFSYVSVLHLYETLGYWRKADLLKIHFAETWNELHHLLIMESLGGDRLWIDRAIAQHIAFAYYWVVVLLYMLFPKYAYYLMELIEDHAYHTYDEYLKINEVALKTQPAPQVAINFYRDGDLYMFDEVQTTSNHQFRRPKVDDLYDVFVNIRDDEREHVKTMVALQEPEARQTFKSPHTVFELIAGNSDKTG; via the coding sequence ATGAAAGCTTTAATTCAATTAATCGTCAGTTTTTTCGTGTTTATTGTGGATGTCGTGTATGGCGATCGCTCCTACGCTCGGTTTTATGTACTCGAAACGATCGCCCGCGTGCCTTATTTTTCCTATGTCTCAGTGCTGCATCTCTACGAGACACTGGGTTATTGGCGCAAAGCTGACTTGTTGAAAATTCACTTTGCTGAAACCTGGAACGAATTACATCATTTGTTGATTATGGAATCACTCGGAGGCGATCGGCTGTGGATCGATCGCGCGATCGCTCAACACATCGCATTTGCGTACTACTGGGTCGTCGTACTGCTCTATATGCTGTTTCCCAAGTACGCCTACTACCTCATGGAGTTGATTGAAGATCATGCCTACCACACCTATGATGAATACTTGAAAATCAATGAAGTGGCGCTGAAAACTCAACCTGCTCCCCAAGTCGCAATCAACTTCTATCGCGATGGCGATCTCTATATGTTTGACGAAGTTCAGACTACATCAAATCATCAATTTCGCCGTCCCAAGGTAGATGATCTATACGACGTATTCGTGAATATCCGTGATGACGAACGCGAACACGTAAAAACAATGGTGGCACTCCAAGAACCCGAAGCACGGCAAACCTTTAAAAGTCCCCATACGGTTTTTGAATTGATAGCTGGCAATTCCGATAAAACAGGCTGA
- a CDS encoding FAD-dependent oxidoreductase, with protein sequence MNLRSYDIICFGDEVPGVLAVISAAREYRRRTNLYPRVLLMSKGSLQEGIGGHLVRGGLAYLDRSQISQQLQQSLNLDTFGSPPTIYQELLQKSGVSAIALDPRKASPALKAMLVQAGVAILSKVEIKSVNKEGKKISSIITSTGTVYAAKQFIDATVNGELAQAAGVRKLNGFETFGLPNSELPVTLVFETQGLSVRRLKELDYLYLKRFTNLADSEAQKFLLAAAGKDAKLAEQLRQEMIDTRGNLKTLWAGNDYIDVRSPALSVAYHSFRGRKLSFPETGIILDEGNIAILPDDRLSWNALLFAVTGSEAEALARSGSKPTANMQREMLSVATWLKSLGATSVTSASELYIRHAGNVTGVVEPLTGAQMLLGGVPANEALGTFSYHFDVRGGIPSLGDKANSLGWFKSLSFKQPTFNIGIRHALIKNIPNLAVVSPCSGFEGFACSVGRIVEFNAAVGQGIGIAAVNAILNNKNLADISNREVRQVLAQTNQLPKIFGVNNNTDGTLLAQFETLVGADAIA encoded by the coding sequence ATGAATTTGCGTTCTTACGACATCATTTGCTTTGGTGATGAAGTTCCAGGAGTTCTAGCCGTTATCTCAGCCGCCCGAGAATACCGCCGCCGGACAAACCTTTATCCGCGAGTTTTGCTGATGTCTAAAGGAAGCTTGCAAGAAGGAATTGGCGGGCATTTAGTCAGAGGTGGACTCGCTTATTTAGATAGAAGTCAAATCAGTCAACAACTGCAACAATCTTTAAATTTAGATACCTTCGGTTCACCGCCGACAATCTATCAAGAACTCCTGCAAAAATCCGGTGTCAGCGCGATCGCCCTTGACCCCCGCAAAGCCAGTCCAGCGCTGAAAGCAATGCTGGTACAAGCAGGAGTCGCAATCCTCAGCAAAGTAGAAATTAAATCAGTTAATAAAGAAGGCAAAAAAATTTCTAGCATAATTACCTCGACAGGGACAGTTTATGCAGCCAAACAATTTATTGATGCCACTGTCAATGGCGAATTAGCTCAAGCGGCAGGTGTGCGAAAGCTGAATGGATTTGAAACCTTTGGTTTGCCTAACTCAGAACTTCCTGTCACCCTAGTTTTTGAAACCCAAGGACTCAGTGTCAGAAGACTGAAAGAACTCGATTACCTTTATCTAAAACGCTTCACAAACCTTGCTGATTCCGAGGCTCAAAAATTTTTGCTAGCCGCTGCGGGTAAAGATGCCAAACTAGCAGAACAACTGCGCCAGGAAATGATCGACACCAGAGGAAACCTCAAAACTCTGTGGGCGGGGAACGATTACATCGATGTGCGATCGCCCGCACTGTCTGTAGCATACCACTCGTTTAGAGGCAGAAAGCTATCTTTTCCTGAAACCGGCATAATTTTAGATGAGGGAAATATCGCCATACTTCCCGATGATAGACTGTCGTGGAACGCGCTGTTATTTGCAGTCACCGGCAGCGAAGCAGAAGCCTTAGCCAGAAGCGGCAGCAAACCCACAGCTAATATGCAAAGAGAGATGCTATCTGTAGCAACTTGGCTGAAGAGTTTGGGAGCTACTTCTGTTACTTCTGCCTCAGAACTTTATATCAGACACGCCGGGAACGTGACGGGAGTTGTAGAACCTTTAACCGGCGCACAAATGCTGCTTGGTGGCGTACCTGCTAATGAGGCACTCGGCACATTTAGCTATCATTTTGATGTTCGGGGAGGCATTCCGAGCCTTGGCGATAAAGCAAACAGTCTGGGGTGGTTTAAAAGCCTGAGTTTCAAACAGCCAACCTTCAATATTGGCATCCGCCACGCATTGATAAAAAACATTCCTAACCTGGCAGTTGTCAGTCCCTGCTCTGGATTTGAAGGGTTTGCGTGTTCTGTCGGCAGAATTGTAGAATTCAACGCCGCAGTTGGTCAAGGTATCGGTATCGCCGCCGTTAATGCTATTTTAAATAACAAAAATCTAGCAGATATATCTAACCGAGAAGTGAGACAAGTTCTCGCCCAAACAAATCAATTACCTAAAATTTTTGGAGTTAACAACAATACTGATGGAACGCTATTAGCACAATTCGAGACTCTTGTAGGTGCCGACGCCATTGCATAA
- a CDS encoding hexameric tyrosine-coordinated heme protein: MNSETVSIHTPVAAPPEITLIPNNSLLTETPEEGRHLAVKMARLIIKMTQPDEAKRLQLRDVYGNDAMMLIAVGQTVATEFSTIAAANNYWRK; the protein is encoded by the coding sequence ATGAATAGCGAAACAGTTTCAATCCATACACCCGTAGCAGCACCACCTGAAATCACCCTAATCCCAAATAATTCGCTGTTAACCGAAACGCCTGAAGAGGGGCGGCACTTAGCCGTGAAAATGGCGCGTCTGATTATCAAAATGACTCAGCCGGATGAAGCGAAACGGTTACAACTGCGAGATGTTTATGGCAATGATGCCATGATGCTAATTGCAGTTGGGCAGACAGTTGCGACAGAGTTTTCCACAATCGCTGCTGCCAATAACTACTGGCGGAAGTAG
- the cbiQ gene encoding cobalt ECF transporter T component CbiQ, which produces MNHQIDSLAYTNRLRGLPPAHKLSFAIALLILSLVSHVAVQLSIALWLTIWIVVYAGIPAKLYLRLLLLPLMFLLTSVPALAIGAVAGDRIPTIQWDIWEGWGINIGSFYLYVSRIGIYQVSLLLARAIASTSCMYFILLTVPFTEILQILRKLRCPELVTELLLLMYRFIFSLLAIADEIWIAQNSRCGYRTWKLGMHSLGILIGQLLQRTLVNYRQVSLSLASRGFNGELRVWNSNPYKPSRRYTFEAVFGCTVLTLLSIVRIPGG; this is translated from the coding sequence ATGAACCATCAGATTGATAGTCTGGCTTATACAAATCGCTTACGGGGGTTGCCGCCAGCTCACAAACTATCATTTGCGATCGCCCTATTAATCCTGTCTCTAGTTTCCCATGTCGCGGTGCAGTTGTCGATCGCCCTTTGGTTGACAATCTGGATCGTTGTTTATGCAGGAATTCCCGCGAAACTCTATCTGCGCTTGCTGTTGCTACCGCTGATGTTTTTGCTGACGAGTGTGCCGGCGTTGGCGATTGGTGCGGTTGCGGGCGATCGAATTCCGACAATTCAATGGGATATTTGGGAAGGTTGGGGGATTAACATCGGCAGTTTTTATCTGTATGTGAGTCGTATTGGCATATATCAGGTGAGTTTATTGTTAGCGCGCGCGATCGCATCCACAAGCTGTATGTACTTCATCCTGTTGACAGTCCCATTTACCGAAATCTTGCAAATCCTCCGCAAACTAAGGTGTCCAGAGTTAGTCACAGAACTGCTATTACTAATGTATCGCTTTATTTTTAGCTTATTGGCGATCGCAGATGAAATTTGGATCGCCCAAAACTCCCGATGTGGCTATCGCACTTGGAAATTAGGAATGCACAGTTTAGGCATTTTAATCGGGCAATTATTGCAACGAACATTAGTAAACTACCGTCAAGTTTCCCTTAGTTTAGCCTCGCGTGGCTTCAACGGAGAATTGCGCGTTTGGAATTCCAACCCTTACAAACCTTCGCGCAGATACACATTTGAAGCTGTATTTGGCTGCACGGTTTTAACCCTGTTAAGTATTGTCAGGATACCCGGCGGTTGA
- a CDS encoding energy-coupling factor ABC transporter permease, with translation MAGLSCYLVLASATPAAAMHISEGFLPVQWAAFWWMVALPFFVFGLRSIAQITKEHPELKLLLALAGAFTFVLSALKIPSVTGSCSHPTGTGLGAILFGPSVMAVLGALVLLFQTLLLAHGGLTTLGANMFSMAIVGPFAAYFIYRLLLRTGSQRAAIFGAAALADLLTYLTTSIQLALAFPAATGGFMTSFLKFAGIFAITQVPLAIAEGLLTVLVWNWLHSYGKPELETLKLLRQES, from the coding sequence ATGGCTGGCTTGAGTTGTTATCTTGTCCTAGCATCGGCAACACCGGCCGCAGCTATGCACATTTCGGAAGGTTTTTTGCCGGTGCAATGGGCGGCGTTTTGGTGGATGGTGGCGCTGCCTTTTTTTGTATTCGGTTTGCGATCGATCGCCCAAATTACCAAAGAACACCCGGAACTTAAATTATTACTTGCTTTGGCGGGTGCGTTTACTTTTGTGCTTTCTGCGTTGAAAATTCCTTCGGTAACGGGGAGTTGCTCTCACCCAACGGGTACAGGTTTGGGTGCAATTTTGTTCGGCCCTTCGGTGATGGCTGTATTGGGGGCTTTAGTGCTGTTGTTTCAAACATTACTGCTAGCCCACGGCGGCTTGACAACGTTGGGCGCTAATATGTTTTCGATGGCGATTGTCGGGCCTTTTGCTGCATATTTTATCTATCGATTGCTGTTGCGAACTGGCAGTCAGCGGGCGGCAATTTTTGGTGCGGCGGCTTTGGCAGATTTGCTGACTTATCTGACGACTTCGATACAATTAGCGTTAGCTTTTCCGGCAGCAACTGGCGGTTTTATGACTTCATTTCTCAAGTTTGCTGGCATCTTTGCAATTACTCAAGTTCCTCTGGCGATCGCTGAGGGATTGCTGACTGTATTGGTCTGGAATTGGCTACATTCTTACGGAAAGCCGGAGTTGGAAACTTTGAAATTATTGAGACAGGAGTCATAA
- a CDS encoding leucine-rich repeat protein, with protein MKFMVMQKYVHLSRLMVVVAFSAIGLSSCGNISSLSFPQIRGNKTFGDWCREKDSLSPEIKHTVEVLLEKAATTQCDAANQKLSSLTELDLNSNEITDIKPLQSLTKLTKLLVHKNQISDLKPLQSLTNLTNLGLSDNLISDIKPLQYLTKLTNLGLYNNKIGDIQPLQSLTNLTQLGLENNQISDIQSLQSLTNLTQLGLIKNEITDIKPLQSLTNLTTLNLSLNEITDIKPLQSLTNLTTLGLSNNKISDIKPLQSLTQLDWIELSDNQISDIKPLQSLTKVTTLILRNNQISDIKYLQSLTKLNWLELNDNKISDIKPLQSLTNLMLFHIGGNPISPKICPIKPESTCDWAHWNHML; from the coding sequence ATGAAATTTATGGTCATGCAGAAATACGTGCATTTGTCAAGGTTGATGGTGGTAGTTGCTTTTAGTGCGATCGGTCTATCATCATGCGGAAATATATCTTCTTTGTCATTTCCACAGATACGGGGAAACAAAACATTTGGTGATTGGTGTCGCGAAAAAGATTCTCTGAGTCCTGAAATTAAACATACTGTTGAAGTTTTGTTAGAAAAAGCTGCAACTACTCAGTGCGATGCAGCTAATCAGAAACTTTCGAGTCTCACGGAACTCGACCTCAACAGTAATGAAATCACTGACATCAAACCCTTGCAATCCTTAACGAAACTAACTAAACTTTTAGTCCACAAAAATCAAATCAGCGATCTAAAACCCTTGCAATCCTTGACTAACCTGACTAATCTCGGTCTCAGCGATAATCTAATTAGTGATATCAAACCATTACAATATTTAACCAAGCTGACTAATCTCGGCCTCTACAACAATAAGATCGGTGATATCCAACCATTACAATCTTTGACTAACCTCACTCAACTTGGTCTTGAAAACAATCAAATTAGCGATATCCAATCATTGCAATCCTTAACTAACCTCACTCAACTCGGTCTCATAAAGAATGAAATTACTGACATTAAACCATTGCAATCCTTGACCAATCTAACTACTTTAAATCTCAGTCTAAATGAAATTACTGACATCAAACCATTACAATCCTTGACCAACCTGACTACGCTCGGACTCAGCAACAATAAAATCAGCGATATCAAACCATTGCAATCTTTGACTCAACTTGACTGGATCGAGCTCAGCGATAATCAAATCAGTGATATCAAACCATTGCAATCCTTGACTAAAGTAACTACTCTCATCCTCCGAAATAATCAAATCAGCGACATCAAATACTTACAATCGTTGACTAAACTTAACTGGCTAGAACTTAATGACAATAAAATCAGCGATATCAAACCCTTACAATCCTTGACTAACCTGATGTTATTTCACATCGGTGGAAATCCGATTTCTCCCAAGATTTGCCCGATCAAACCAGAGTCTACCTGCGATTGGGCACACTGGAATCATATGCTCTAA
- a CDS encoding SPFH domain-containing protein, translating into MTKLTGWFRKLLPLTLSVATTIATAGAIAPPASAQTNPPPPQPQQVQVPQNEGIGIPMWIYPVGGLVVFFMFIPKIGWILGLIAIGEREVGIVTKKFSSKNLPSSRLIALDGEGGLQADTLPPGWHFGYFPWQYSIKKEPVVVVPQDEIGLIIANDGATIPPDRILGTVVDCDNFQNARKFLTNGGEKGRQLAVITTGTYRINTAIFEVITSANAAQKGMEPWEFEVYKLAPDRVGIVTILDGVPIDEGEIAGPIIPGHNNFQKAQSFIKGGGRRGLQEQIILSGSWNLNPWFVQVEQVEMTEVPIGYVGVVISFVGASQKDVSGEAFTHGNLVTKGNKGVWVEPLYPGKHPVNTKVMKVELVPTTDVVLNFTSRFSGEHGYDSKLSAMRLLSFDGFGFELEIFQIIHVGTLDAPRVISRQGSMQNLIDQVLRPIVGNYFRNSAQEYTILDFLIARSDRQAEAGEHVRQALRAYDVQAVDTLIGVISPPAELMQTLTDRKIAQEQEKTYEAQRSSESQRQELVRATAIANIQHEVVAAEQGVKIAQLTASAAIEHASGEAQGIRLMGQAKADAYQVGVSALGTESYTMLQAIGAIADGSVRVVPDVAVNGSGGGGGLLDGLMATFMRNETTAKKGDQAAKIPVLNGHKSQPVVVEPVAQLPAAKVNSRSVNSPDSLNHLPVDKFEVVTEDDIDSLFGDFSDI; encoded by the coding sequence ATGACTAAATTAACAGGTTGGTTCCGCAAACTTTTACCCCTAACACTATCTGTAGCAACCACGATCGCAACAGCCGGCGCGATCGCCCCACCAGCATCCGCTCAAACCAATCCACCACCGCCCCAACCCCAACAAGTCCAAGTACCCCAGAATGAAGGAATAGGCATCCCGATGTGGATCTATCCCGTTGGAGGACTTGTAGTATTTTTTATGTTCATACCTAAGATTGGCTGGATTTTGGGGTTAATTGCGATCGGCGAACGAGAAGTCGGAATTGTCACCAAGAAATTTTCCAGTAAAAACTTGCCATCCAGTAGATTAATTGCTCTCGATGGTGAAGGAGGTTTGCAAGCAGACACCCTTCCTCCAGGCTGGCATTTTGGTTATTTTCCCTGGCAATATAGCATTAAAAAAGAACCAGTTGTAGTCGTTCCTCAAGATGAAATCGGTTTAATTATTGCCAATGACGGAGCCACCATTCCTCCCGATCGCATTTTAGGTACAGTCGTCGATTGCGACAATTTCCAAAATGCCCGCAAATTCCTCACCAACGGCGGAGAAAAAGGACGGCAGCTAGCTGTAATCACCACGGGTACTTATCGGATCAATACAGCTATATTTGAAGTCATCACTTCAGCCAATGCTGCTCAAAAGGGTATGGAGCCGTGGGAATTTGAAGTATACAAACTTGCTCCAGATCGTGTGGGAATTGTGACCATACTAGACGGAGTTCCCATTGATGAAGGTGAAATCGCCGGCCCGATAATTCCCGGTCACAACAATTTCCAAAAAGCGCAATCTTTTATCAAAGGTGGCGGTCGCAGGGGCTTGCAAGAACAGATAATTCTATCGGGTTCGTGGAACCTCAATCCTTGGTTTGTGCAAGTGGAACAGGTAGAGATGACCGAAGTGCCGATCGGTTATGTAGGTGTAGTAATTTCCTTTGTCGGCGCATCGCAAAAAGATGTAAGTGGGGAGGCTTTTACTCACGGAAATCTCGTCACCAAAGGTAATAAAGGTGTATGGGTAGAACCGCTGTATCCAGGCAAACATCCCGTCAATACAAAAGTGATGAAAGTAGAACTTGTTCCCACAACCGATGTAGTTTTAAACTTCACATCACGGTTTAGTGGAGAACATGGCTATGACTCTAAGTTAAGTGCGATGAGATTGCTTTCTTTTGATGGATTTGGCTTTGAATTAGAAATTTTCCAAATCATTCATGTCGGCACTTTAGATGCACCGAGAGTGATTTCGCGGCAAGGTTCTATGCAGAATCTAATCGACCAAGTGCTGCGTCCAATTGTCGGTAATTACTTCCGAAATTCGGCTCAAGAATATACCATACTTGATTTTTTGATCGCGCGGAGCGATCGCCAAGCAGAAGCCGGGGAACACGTGCGCCAAGCCTTGCGCGCCTATGATGTGCAAGCAGTGGACACGCTGATCGGTGTGATTTCGCCACCAGCGGAGTTAATGCAAACGTTGACCGATCGCAAAATTGCTCAAGAACAAGAGAAAACCTACGAAGCACAGCGCAGTTCAGAGTCTCAGCGTCAAGAATTGGTGCGCGCAACTGCGATCGCCAACATTCAACATGAGGTAGTGGCGGCAGAACAAGGCGTAAAAATTGCTCAATTGACTGCTAGTGCTGCGATCGAACACGCAAGTGGTGAAGCACAAGGAATTCGCTTGATGGGACAAGCAAAAGCCGATGCTTATCAAGTTGGTGTCAGCGCTTTGGGCACCGAGAGTTACACGATGTTACAAGCTATTGGGGCGATCGCAGATGGTAGCGTTCGCGTCGTACCCGATGTCGCAGTCAACGGTAGCGGCGGCGGTGGCGGTTTGCTTGACGGTTTGATGGCCACATTCATGCGGAATGAAACCACCGCCAAAAAAGGAGACCAAGCAGCAAAAATACCTGTACTCAACGGACATAAATCGCAGCCTGTAGTTGTGGAACCTGTAGCCCAATTACCAGCAGCAAAGGTTAATTCCCGATCGGTGAATTCGCCAGATTCTCTGAATCATTTACCAGTTGATAAATTTGAGGTTGTTACCGAGGATGATATTGATTCGCTCTTTGGTGACTTTTCCGATATTTGA
- a CDS encoding Uma2 family endonuclease: MLDYNFPKHWPSADELPDSDETPVDNELQELIPGLLKAILLILWAERMDWFFGIDMGLYHHPKKPAIVPDAFLSLGVKRFSREELRPIAKMAIARGN; encoded by the coding sequence ATGTTAGATTACAACTTTCCGAAGCACTGGCCCTCAGCCGACGAACTACCAGACTCAGACGAAACACCAGTGGATAACGAACTTCAAGAATTAATTCCAGGATTGCTAAAAGCAATATTGCTCATACTTTGGGCAGAACGCATGGACTGGTTTTTTGGCATAGATATGGGTCTTTACCATCACCCAAAAAAACCTGCTATTGTGCCTGATGCCTTCTTGAGTTTAGGAGTAAAACGGTTTTCTCGGGAGGAATTGCGTCCTATCGCAAAAATGGCGATCGCCAGAGGTAATTAA
- a CDS encoding DUF2207 domain-containing protein, translating into MNKRQLQKILYFCTTLLTIFLVTVTHVAAQEVPFYWENINVIIDVQTNGDMLVTETQKYVFTADYNTERYRYIPLGKVDEIKDVTVAENNQIIASTTGIDENNQLWIRWQHQLKAPESHTFVLKYRVIGGLQLDGQDTQVYWKAISSGRKAPINTAKVRVQLPEALSGKVVSFKNFGTPASPSQVDGKTYEFVASQPVLPEQELEVQIAFPQPILNVPQPRWQKTGNQSQSSSEGRGFPISFAPFLALLVLLFLSHDSSSGGVYNSGGGGGGDDSGGGGGGGGGGGGGGGGGGGGGGG; encoded by the coding sequence ATGAACAAAAGGCAACTCCAAAAAATACTTTATTTCTGCACCACCTTATTGACCATATTTCTAGTCACAGTCACTCATGTAGCCGCTCAAGAAGTACCATTCTACTGGGAAAATATTAACGTCATCATCGACGTTCAGACCAACGGAGATATGTTAGTTACCGAAACCCAAAAATATGTATTCACAGCCGACTACAATACTGAACGATATCGCTATATTCCTTTAGGCAAAGTCGATGAGATTAAAGATGTCACCGTTGCCGAAAACAATCAAATCATTGCCAGTACCACCGGGATTGATGAAAACAATCAACTTTGGATTCGTTGGCAACATCAATTAAAAGCACCAGAATCACATACTTTTGTCCTAAAATATCGAGTAATAGGTGGATTGCAACTAGATGGTCAGGATACTCAAGTTTATTGGAAAGCCATTTCATCCGGTCGCAAAGCCCCGATTAATACTGCCAAAGTTAGAGTTCAATTACCAGAAGCTTTGTCAGGTAAAGTTGTCTCGTTTAAAAACTTTGGTACGCCAGCTAGTCCTAGCCAAGTAGATGGTAAAACTTATGAATTTGTCGCAAGTCAGCCTGTCCTACCGGAACAAGAATTAGAAGTGCAGATCGCATTTCCCCAGCCAATTCTTAATGTGCCTCAACCTCGCTGGCAAAAAACTGGCAACCAATCTCAATCTTCTTCGGAAGGAAGAGGTTTTCCTATAAGCTTTGCTCCTTTTCTAGCACTGTTAGTCTTGCTTTTCTTGAGCCATGACAGTAGCAGTGGCGGTGTTTATAACAGTGGCGGTGGCGGTGGTGGTGATGATAGTGGTGGCGGCGGTGGCGGTGGCGGTGGCGGCGGCGGTGGTGGTGGTGGCGGTGGCGGTGGTGGCGGTGGTTGA
- a CDS encoding energy-coupling factor ABC transporter substrate-binding protein — protein MNQKPTKNQQATSQQNWLLAVAVIVLAAFPLIFVRGEYGGTDDQAKKAITEIQPGYKPWFNHLFEPASSEISSLLFASQAAMGAGVVGYVIGLYKGRSQSGQQSDKKSSE, from the coding sequence GTGAATCAAAAACCTACCAAAAATCAGCAAGCTACTTCGCAACAAAATTGGCTGTTAGCGGTTGCAGTGATTGTTCTGGCAGCATTTCCTCTTATTTTTGTCCGGGGTGAATACGGCGGTACGGATGACCAAGCTAAGAAAGCAATTACCGAAATTCAACCGGGTTATAAACCTTGGTTCAATCACTTATTTGAGCCTGCTAGCAGCGAAATCTCCAGTCTATTGTTTGCGTCTCAAGCAGCGATGGGGGCGGGCGTAGTTGGCTACGTGATTGGGTTGTATAAAGGCCGATCGCAATCTGGGCAACAATCTGACAAGAAATCCTCGGAATGA
- a CDS encoding DUF3370 domain-containing protein, producing the protein MSIALRQGNLQVQLNALTAMFLLPILPLAQAIPTRPARELIIQPEVPLPENELDLPPQPSSSPLKTVTMPQQVRVLPGQLDNIPVFNSNSPEVVQTEGILLSTFPQSAKQVPAAHLNFAFKGRFDIFAHHIAKAKNRAETRTLFQGIIVYNPNSEPVTLNILQGATYLTRPDALFVDLPSYLENRFGTVFAGPGSRITSDVLRGYRQSILPAAIEIPANQSRMLMNLPIPVGNVTPASNGRSTLMRVSSSNSVYVASLAMFAPQTKEGVEQYPTLEQWENILNTKGLAGPRDLAPTPTGENPLQKIYGRVAGVAEGSQWQAKITDNTRTDYLTVPKRGESFSYALSTTDTGTFGTGQVQSAKMLARYPDTAYFAHGNYGIQYNLTFPLYNKSRESQSVSIRMQTPIKANTESAGLMFYDPPENRIFFRGTVRVMFNDDSGKTLTRYIHIVQRRGQQGEALVNVNMKPGERRLVQVDFLYPPDATPPQVLTVRSSN; encoded by the coding sequence GTGTCGATTGCTTTGCGTCAAGGCAATCTGCAAGTTCAGTTAAACGCGCTCACAGCTATGTTTTTGTTACCGATTCTACCCTTAGCTCAGGCAATCCCGACACGTCCCGCCCGAGAACTGATCATCCAGCCAGAAGTCCCGCTACCCGAAAACGAACTGGATTTGCCACCGCAGCCAAGCAGCAGCCCGCTGAAAACTGTGACAATGCCCCAGCAAGTGCGCGTTTTGCCTGGACAACTCGACAACATCCCCGTTTTTAATAGCAATAGCCCAGAAGTTGTGCAAACCGAAGGCATTTTGCTCTCGACATTTCCGCAGTCAGCAAAACAAGTACCTGCTGCACATTTAAACTTTGCATTCAAAGGCAGATTTGATATCTTCGCCCACCACATTGCTAAAGCTAAAAATCGTGCCGAAACTCGCACCTTATTTCAAGGGATTATTGTCTACAATCCCAACTCCGAACCTGTTACTTTAAATATATTGCAAGGAGCAACTTATTTAACTCGGCCGGATGCTTTGTTTGTCGATTTGCCGTCGTATTTAGAAAATCGATTCGGTACTGTGTTTGCGGGGCCTGGCAGCCGCATCACCAGCGATGTGTTGCGGGGGTACAGACAAAGCATTTTGCCGGCTGCGATCGAGATTCCGGCGAATCAGAGCCGAATGCTGATGAATTTGCCGATACCTGTGGGCAATGTCACGCCTGCTTCCAACGGGCGATCGACTTTGATGCGAGTGTCGAGCAGCAATTCGGTTTATGTGGCTAGTTTGGCGATGTTTGCTCCTCAAACTAAAGAAGGAGTCGAACAATATCCGACTTTAGAACAGTGGGAAAATATTTTAAACACCAAAGGTTTAGCGGGGCCGAGAGATTTGGCTCCCACTCCCACAGGCGAAAATCCGCTGCAAAAAATTTACGGGCGCGTGGCTGGAGTCGCTGAAGGTTCCCAATGGCAAGCTAAAATTACTGACAATACGAGAACCGATTATTTAACTGTTCCCAAGCGCGGCGAGTCATTTTCCTATGCTTTGAGCACTACGGATACTGGTACTTTTGGGACTGGTCAAGTTCAAAGTGCTAAAATGTTAGCTCGGTATCCCGATACTGCTTATTTTGCTCACGGTAATTACGGAATTCAATACAATTTAACTTTTCCGCTTTATAACAAATCTCGCGAGTCGCAATCTGTGAGCATTAGAATGCAAACACCGATTAAGGCAAATACAGAATCGGCGGGATTGATGTTTTACGATCCGCCGGAAAATAGGATATTTTTCCGAGGTACGGTGCGGGTGATGTTTAATGATGATTCGGGCAAAACTTTGACGCGCTACATTCACATTGTGCAGCGCCGGGGACAGCAGGGGGAAGCTTTGGTGAATGTGAATATGAAGCCGGGGGAACGCCGTTTGGTTCAGGTGGATTTCTTGTATCCGCCGGATGCGACGCCTCCGCAAGTTTTGACTGTGCGATCGAGTAATTAG